Proteins encoded within one genomic window of Companilactobacillus sp.:
- a CDS encoding NADPH-dependent FMN reductase: protein MKKFIAIVGSNSKNSTNRKLLQFMQKHFSKEADIELVEIKDLPIFKKSPEKTVPEYAIQVANKIEAADGVIIGTPEYDHSIPAALSSALAWLSYGQHPFVDKPVMITGASYGSLGSSRAQAQLRQILDSPEIKARIMPSSEFLLGHSLQAFDDNGDLKDKDTLKQLDGLFEDFLKFVGISEQLGDATAANMEKAENFNWEDNK from the coding sequence ATGAAGAAGTTTATCGCCATAGTTGGTTCTAACTCAAAAAATTCTACTAACCGTAAATTATTACAATTCATGCAAAAACATTTTAGTAAAGAGGCTGATATTGAATTAGTCGAAATCAAGGACTTGCCAATTTTTAAGAAGAGTCCTGAAAAGACTGTTCCTGAATATGCCATTCAAGTTGCTAACAAAATTGAAGCAGCTGACGGTGTTATCATCGGAACTCCAGAATACGATCACTCGATCCCAGCCGCACTTTCAAGTGCCTTAGCTTGGTTATCATATGGACAACATCCATTTGTCGACAAGCCAGTTATGATCACCGGTGCATCATATGGTTCACTGGGCTCATCACGTGCTCAAGCACAATTGCGTCAGATCTTAGATTCACCAGAGATTAAGGCACGTATCATGCCTAGTTCAGAATTCTTATTAGGTCACTCGCTACAAGCCTTTGACGACAACGGCGACTTGAAAGACAAGGATACGCTTAAACAATTGGATGGATTGTTTGAAGACTTTTTAAAGTTTGTTGGTATCTCAGAACAATTGGGTGACGCTACAGCAGCCAACATGGAAAAAGCTGAAAACTTCAATTGGGAAGATAATAAGTAG
- a CDS encoding GNAT family N-acetyltransferase, whose translation MKITTYKSNPKTTAEIVDLVNFCQNIEAGLGITMAEQYDLFEIENHYQKIGGQFWTAIEDDKVVGTISLLPLNSDTAVLKKFFTYPDFRGEPEYLGKKLYEEFIEFAKEHNFKTIVLDSPGSQKRAHHFYRNQGFKEVTEDELTVSWSYPHSNSKFFQLDLK comes from the coding sequence ATGAAAATTACTACCTACAAATCTAATCCGAAGACTACGGCGGAAATCGTTGATCTAGTTAACTTTTGTCAAAATATTGAAGCCGGGCTTGGTATCACAATGGCTGAGCAATACGATTTGTTTGAGATTGAAAATCATTATCAAAAAATTGGTGGACAATTTTGGACAGCCATCGAAGACGATAAAGTTGTCGGGACGATTTCTTTGTTGCCGTTGAATTCTGACACAGCAGTCTTGAAGAAGTTTTTCACCTACCCTGATTTCCGTGGAGAACCTGAGTATTTAGGAAAAAAACTCTATGAAGAATTCATTGAATTTGCTAAAGAACATAACTTTAAAACCATCGTATTGGATTCGCCAGGCAGCCAAAAACGTGCTCATCATTTTTATCGCAATCAAGGTTTTAAAGAAGTTACAGAAGACGAATTAACTGTGAGTTGGTCATATCCGCATAGCAATTCCAAGTTTTTCCAACTAGATCTAAAATAA
- a CDS encoding YjjG family noncanonical pyrimidine nucleotidase yields MKYPIILFDLDSTLLDTEKNAEKALHEMSIASSFAFDDSQIAYWHVLNNNLWQQFEDKQITRQELLDQRFARYFEHFGIDVDTSDFQDEYIQLFANEHELIPHAKELLADLDSDHRMFVISNGTKFKQHAQISGAGIGDYFEKVILSEDIGFQKPDIRFFEEMEKQIPNANRSDMLIVGDSLTADIAGAVEANIDSVWFNPQNSQNKTNFEPTYEVDNLLKIESILNK; encoded by the coding sequence ATGAAATACCCTATTATCCTATTCGACTTAGACAGCACTCTTTTAGACACTGAAAAAAATGCTGAGAAGGCTTTGCATGAGATGTCGATTGCTTCTTCTTTTGCTTTTGATGACTCACAAATTGCTTATTGGCATGTTTTGAACAATAACTTGTGGCAACAATTTGAAGACAAGCAGATCACTCGTCAAGAGTTGCTTGATCAACGTTTTGCTCGCTACTTTGAACATTTTGGAATTGACGTTGATACTAGCGACTTCCAAGATGAGTACATTCAACTTTTTGCAAATGAACATGAACTGATTCCTCATGCTAAAGAATTATTGGCCGACTTAGATTCCGATCATCGTATGTTTGTGATTTCAAACGGTACTAAATTTAAGCAACACGCCCAAATTTCTGGTGCTGGTATTGGCGACTACTTTGAAAAAGTTATCTTATCTGAAGATATTGGTTTCCAAAAGCCTGACATTCGTTTCTTTGAAGAGATGGAGAAACAAATACCAAATGCTAACAGATCAGACATGTTGATTGTCGGTGACTCTTTGACAGCTGATATAGCCGGCGCCGTTGAAGCTAATATCGACAGTGTTTGGTTCAATCCTCAAAACTCACAAAATAAGACTAATTTTGAACCAACTTATGAAGTTGATAATCTACTAAAAATCGAATCGATTTTGAACAAATAG